Within Longimicrobium sp., the genomic segment CGTGGTCTTTCCCACCCCATTCGGGCCGATGATGCCGATGCGCTCGCCGGCCTGCAGGATGGTGCTGAAGTCGCGGATCAGCGTGCGCCCGCCGTACCCCTTGTTGACGTGGTGGAGGTTGATGACGGTGCGCCCCAGCCGCGGCGCGTCGTTCGCATTGATCTCCACCGCGGTGCGCGTGGGGAGGCGCTTCTCGCGCTGCTCGGCCTGCAGCGCGCCCACGCGGTCCAGCCGCGCCTTGCTCTTGCCGGTGCGCGCGGGCGGCGAGCGGCGCGCCCACTCCAGCTCCTGCTGGATCAGCTTCTTCCGCTTCTCCTCCTCCACCGAGAGGCGCTCCATCCGCTCGGCCTTGGCCTCCAGGTACTCGGTGTAGCCGCCGGGGTAGGGCGTCAGCTCGCCGACCGAGACCTCGATCATCCGCTCGACCACGCGGTCCAGAAAGTAGCGGTCGTGCGTGATGAGCATCACCGCGCCGGGGTACTCCTGCAGGTGCTCCTCCAGCCAGAGCACGGTGTCGGCATCGAGATGGTTGGTCGGCTCGTCCAGCAGCAGGAGCTCGGGCTGCTGCAGGAGGACGCGCGCCAGGGCCACGCGCTTCTGCTCGCCGCCGCTGAGGCCGGCCACCGGGCGCTCCCAGCGCTCCACGCCAAGCTTCGTGAGGATGGCCTCCATGCGGTGCTCGTAGTCCCACCCGCCCAGCGCGTCGATGCGGCCGGCGGCCTTCTCCTGGCGCGCGAGGAGACGGTCCGCGTCGCCCTCGCCGCGCGCGAGCTGCTCGGAGACTGCGTGGTACTCGCCGATGGCCTCCATCAGCTCGGGGCGCCCGGCGGCCGCGGCGGCCAGGATGGTGTCGCCCGGCGCGAACTCGGGCTCCTGCGCCAGGTACCCCACGCGGATGCCGCGCTGGAAGGCGAACGTCCCCGTGTCGGCGCTCTCCGTCCCCGCGACCATGCGGAAGAGGGTCGACTTCCCGGAGCCGTTCACGCCGATGAAACCCACCTTCTCCCCCTCGTCCACGGCGAAGGAAACGCCGTCGAAGATGGTTCGCGGGCCGTAGGACTTGTACAGCTCCTGTACGTTCAGGACGTTCGCCATCGTGTCTCGCCGGGGGTGGATGAAGAGCCGGCGAAGATACACCCGACCGGCGGTGGGGTGCGAGGGGCGGGGGCGGATCGGGATCTCCATCACGATCCCGGACGACCAGATCGTAACTGCGGATATTGTGCGGACCTGCGACGGCGGGGGCGCTGCGCGCCGGGAGCCCTCATCCCCCGGCCCCCTTCTCCCGACGACAGCAGGAGAAGGGGGAGACCTGATCGAGAGGAGAACTCTCCGAGCGCGGAACTGCCGTCGCCGTTCACCTCTCCTGCTGTCGGGAGAGGTCGAAAAATCGCGAAGGGCGAGACGGCAGTTTTGTCTCGCGCTTCGCGATTTTTCGGGTGAGGGCTCCCCGCGCAGCGGGAGATGATGCCGGCGGACTCGCGTCAGAACCGCCGCCGCGCCCGCGTTCCGGCTGCGGTGGCGGGACGATGCCGGAGGGGTTGTGGGGGTGATTACCTTCGGATCGAGGGCCGGTGCGTGGTTCTTGCACGGCCGGTCGCGAACGCCGGAATCCACTCCGGCGGACCCTGCGGGGAAGAACCCGATGCTGCTCTGGATCTTCTTTTTCTTCGTGGCGTTCGGCGCCAAGGTGCTGCTGGCGTTCGCCATGATCTTCCTGATCTTCCCGTCGGACCGCGTGTGCAGCGAGTGCGACGGCGAAACGCTGCCCATCCGCATGGGCGCGGCGGGGCGGATGCTCTCGCACCTGTCGCTGGGGTACGTGCAGCGCCGCTGGTGCCCCCGCTGCGGGTGGGAGGGATTGACCCGCACCGGACGCCTGAACCGCCCCGGCACCTGGACCAGCGAGGTCGAGCAGGAGCCCACCCCGCGCGGCTGATCCGGCGCCCCGCGCACCGGTAGACGCAAACGCCGCAACCGGTTACATTTTCGTCCGCTCCGACCGGCGCGAAACACACGCGCCCACTTCCCCGTAGTCTCCGCCCGCCTGCGGCTTCGCAGACGCGGACACCCTTCTCAGGTCGAAACCCGCCATGACCTCTCGTGCCCTGGGGATGCTTGCGTCCCTCGTGCTCCTGGCCGCGCCGGCCGCCGCGCAGAACGGCTGGCCGGAGTGGAACGGAAACGCCGTGCAGGACCTGGCCGGCGTCATCGGGCCGAAGATGGAGGACAGCATCCGCACGCTGCTGGCGCCCGCGCGCAGCCAGGGGATCGACGTGCGCGTGGTCACCGTCTCGCGCATGAGCCGCTACGACGTGGGCGAGACGGAGATCGAGGGCTTCGCGCGCGGGCTGTTCAACGCCTGGCGCGTGGGCGACCGCCCGCAGAACGACGGCATCCTGCTCGTGGTGGCCACGGGCGACCGCAAGGTGCGCATCCAGCTGGGCGACGGCGCGCTGCGGTACGAGAGCGCGGCGCAACAGGTGATCAGCGACTCCATGATCCCCCACTTCCGCGAGGACAAAATGGTGCGCGGGATCGTGCGCGGCACCGCGGGGATCGCGCAGTGGTTCACGCCCCGGGGGCAGGCCGCCTTCGCGCCGCCGCCCGCACCGGAGCCGGCCTACGCGCCGCAGCCCGCGTACTCGCCCTCCGCCCCATCGTCGGGCGGCGGCGCCGGGGTGCTGTTCGCCGTCCTGGGCGTGGGCGGGCTGTCCGCGGCGGTGGTGGCGATGGGCTCGGCGGCGCGCAACCGCCCGCGCAAGTGCACGCAGTGCGGCACGCAGATGGTGAAGCTGGACGAGGTGGCCGACGACGTGTACCTGGAGTCGGGGCAGAAGACCGAGGAGTTCCTGGGGTCGGTGGACTACGACGTGTGGAAGTGCGGGAAGTGCGGCTCGCACACGCTGGCGCGCTACTCCGCCTGGTTCAGCGGCAAGTCCACCTGCCCGTCGTGCCGCTACGAGACGGTGGAGACGGCGAAGCACGTCCTGCAGTACGCCACGTACGACGACGAGGGGCGCGAGGAGGTGCTGCGCGACTGCCGCCACTGCGGCTTCCACGACCGCAACGTGGTCTGGCTCCCGCGCAAGACGCGCCCGCACCACACCACGTCGAGCTCGTCGTCGTGGTCGTCTTCATCTTCATCCTCATCCTCGTCGTCTTCTTCGTCGGGCGGGGGCGGGGGATACTCGTCGGGCGGCGGGGCGAGCGGGAGCTGGTGAACCTGCAGATCGGGGAGGGAAGCATGCGCGACCATCTGAAGATCCTGGGCTGGCTCTACGTGGTGAGCGGCGGCTTCATGCTGCTGGTCGGCGTCGGCTGCGCCACCGTGTTCGGGATGGCGGGAGCGTTTTCCGGGCGCGGCGAGGACGCGCTGGTGGCGGGCGGAATCGGTGCGCTGGTGCTGGGGATCATGGCCGTGCTCTCCCTCCCGGCCATCGTGCTGGGGTGGGGGCTGCTGGCCTGGAAGCCGTGGTCGCGGGTGCTGGGGATCGTGCTCAGCATCCTCCACCTGTTCAGCTTTCCCCTGGGAACGCTGATCGGCGGCTACGGGCTGTGGGTGCTGCTGAACGAGGAGAGCCGGCAGCTGCTGGAGCGCGGCGACCCGCGGCTGCGGAGCGCGTGGTGAGGAAGCGCGCCGTCGTCGCCACGCTGCTGCTGCCGTGCGCCGTCTGGTGGGCCACGCGGCGCCCGTCCAACGCGCGCGACTGGACGCCGGACAACGCGCGCGTCGCCCGCGCCGAGTTCCGCGGCGACAGCGTGCGCATCCACAACGTGCGCAACGCCGACTACGTGACCGCCAGCCGCTACACGGTGCGCTGGGAGGACCGCGCGTACGACCTGCGCGGGGTGAAGCGCGCCTGGTTCCTGGTGGAGCCGTTCAGCCGCGACTGGCGCGGGCCGGCGCACACGCTGGCCAGCTTCGAGTTCGACGACGGACGCTTCCTGGCCGTGAGCGCCGAGATCCGCAAGGAGAAGGGGGAGACGTTCAGCCCGTGGAAGGGGCTGATGCGGCAGTTCGAGATGACGTACGTGGTGGCCGACGAGCGCGACGTGGTGCGGCTGCGCACCAACTTCCGCCGCGATCCCGTCTACCTCTACCCCATCCGCGCCGACCGGGCGAAGGTGCGGGCGCTGCTGGTGGACATGCTGACGCGGGCCAACGAGCTGGCGGAGCACCCGGAGTGGTACAACACGCTGACCAACACCTGCACCACCAGCATCGTGGAGCACGTGAACCGGGTGGCGCCGCACCGGGTGCCGTTCAGCTTCAAGGTGCTGTTCCCCGGCTACAGCGACCGGCTGGCGTACGACTTGGGGATGATCGACACCGACCTCTCCTTCGAGCAGACCCGCGAGCGCTTCCACGTGAACGCCGCCGCGCTCCGCTGGGGCGACAGCCCCGACTTCTCCCGCCGCATCCGCGCGGGGCTGACGGCGAACTGAAGGGTCTCACGCGAAGACGCGGAGACGCAGGGAACTCAGCGCATGGGCTGCCTTCCCCGCGTCACCGGCGGCGGACGTGCGGTCCGGCTATGGATCCTTCGGCCTGCCGTCTTCTTCGCGGCGGATGCTACAGTGTGGCCGGCCTCAGGATGACGTCTGCGGGGCGCGGTGCTGTCCAGCCGCCGCACTCCCGCACTCCGCACTCCCGCACTCCGCACTCCCGCACTGAAAAACGGAAGGGGTGCGAGAACCTTCCTCGCACCCCTTCGTCCGTCCACGCGTGCTCACCGCCCCACCCAGACGGCTCCGCACGCAGCAATATGGGGATGCATCGCGCGTGCCACAACGGTCATGATCGAGGCGGGCCCGGGGCTCCGGAATGGAGCAGCGGGCCCGCTCTCCATCCAGTCTGCTACGGCACCCAGCGGTCGCCGGGGGCCGCGTCCATCACGTACACCTCCTCGGTGACGACCTCCATCGTCACGTCGGGGGTGTCGTAGCGCGGCGCGGTGCGCACCTGCACGTCGACGTCGGGGTCGTCCGCGCCGTCGCGGCCGCGGAAGCTGTCCAGCGCCTCGCGGCCGCGGCGCACCAGCACCTCGCCGCCGCCGGTGGCCAGCGCGTACCCGGCCGCCGCGGCGACCAGCGCCAGCGCCGTGCGTACCGGGTGGAGCGACGCCGCGGTGTAGGTGCTGTGGTGGAGGACGGGC encodes:
- a CDS encoding DUF4105 domain-containing protein; translation: MRKRAVVATLLLPCAVWWATRRPSNARDWTPDNARVARAEFRGDSVRIHNVRNADYVTASRYTVRWEDRAYDLRGVKRAWFLVEPFSRDWRGPAHTLASFEFDDGRFLAVSAEIRKEKGETFSPWKGLMRQFEMTYVVADERDVVRLRTNFRRDPVYLYPIRADRAKVRALLVDMLTRANELAEHPEWYNTLTNTCTTSIVEHVNRVAPHRVPFSFKVLFPGYSDRLAYDLGMIDTDLSFEQTRERFHVNAAALRWGDSPDFSRRIRAGLTAN
- the abc-f gene encoding ribosomal protection-like ABC-F family protein; protein product: MANVLNVQELYKSYGPRTIFDGVSFAVDEGEKVGFIGVNGSGKSTLFRMVAGTESADTGTFAFQRGIRVGYLAQEPEFAPGDTILAAAAAGRPELMEAIGEYHAVSEQLARGEGDADRLLARQEKAAGRIDALGGWDYEHRMEAILTKLGVERWERPVAGLSGGEQKRVALARVLLQQPELLLLDEPTNHLDADTVLWLEEHLQEYPGAVMLITHDRYFLDRVVERMIEVSVGELTPYPGGYTEYLEAKAERMERLSVEEEKRKKLIQQELEWARRSPPARTGKSKARLDRVGALQAEQREKRLPTRTAVEINANDAPRLGRTVINLHHVNKGYGGRTLIRDFSTILQAGERIGIIGPNGVGKTTLLRIITGEEAPDGGEVEMGKNTRIAYFDQRRSDLDLEKSIYEAAAEQDWVMVGGERTHLRSYLETFLFPPGQQRQKVSSLSGGERNRLLLAKLFLTDANLLILDEPTNDLDLVTLQVLESVLATWSGCVLLVTHDRYFLDKVATGLIVFEGNGQLRRHAGGYDLYRRLKDQREAEAAAAAAAQAPKKSATATSAAKPSGDAKPRKLSWKEQKELEGMETAILDAEQRREELEAQLADPALYTRPADEVARATAAFREASERVDALYARWAELEEIASAASGAR
- a CDS encoding TPM domain-containing protein, with the protein product MTSRALGMLASLVLLAAPAAAQNGWPEWNGNAVQDLAGVIGPKMEDSIRTLLAPARSQGIDVRVVTVSRMSRYDVGETEIEGFARGLFNAWRVGDRPQNDGILLVVATGDRKVRIQLGDGALRYESAAQQVISDSMIPHFREDKMVRGIVRGTAGIAQWFTPRGQAAFAPPPAPEPAYAPQPAYSPSAPSSGGGAGVLFAVLGVGGLSAAVVAMGSAARNRPRKCTQCGTQMVKLDEVADDVYLESGQKTEEFLGSVDYDVWKCGKCGSHTLARYSAWFSGKSTCPSCRYETVETAKHVLQYATYDDEGREEVLRDCRHCGFHDRNVVWLPRKTRPHHTTSSSSSWSSSSSSSSSSSSSSGGGGGYSSGGGASGSW